In Thiospirochaeta perfilievii, a single window of DNA contains:
- a CDS encoding YitT family protein produces the protein MKNIKKFLLINLGLIIMSVGLHFFLIASDLAAGGIIGLAMVINHFFPILPIGIIMTALNILLTIVALILFGKKFTAHTVYSSLALSGIIFLFELLLPLDGPVVEDTLLNLIFGIVIQGIGMAIIFYQDASTGGTDIIAKVLNKYFHTEIGRALLITDFVVVIFAGLAFGFTLGLWALVGIILNGLVIDRVIAGFEEKLHILVISHRYEDINRFVLDKIDRTTTIYDARGGYSGEKKNVIQVILNKKEYIRLKQYIRSIDKDAFISVSFTHEVLGEGFNQYLHS, from the coding sequence ATGAAAAATATCAAAAAATTTCTACTAATAAACCTAGGACTAATTATTATGTCAGTAGGATTACACTTCTTTCTAATTGCATCGGACTTAGCAGCCGGGGGAATTATCGGTTTAGCTATGGTCATTAACCATTTTTTCCCAATATTACCCATAGGTATTATTATGACTGCCTTAAATATATTACTTACAATTGTTGCTTTAATTCTTTTTGGTAAGAAATTTACAGCTCATACTGTTTATTCAAGTTTAGCCCTATCAGGTATAATATTTCTCTTTGAGTTACTCCTCCCCTTAGATGGACCAGTTGTAGAGGATACACTACTTAATCTAATTTTTGGTATTGTAATACAGGGGATTGGAATGGCTATTATCTTTTATCAGGATGCATCAACTGGGGGCACAGATATTATAGCTAAGGTTTTAAACAAATATTTTCATACAGAGATTGGCCGGGCACTACTAATTACAGACTTTGTTGTTGTAATATTTGCAGGTTTAGCCTTTGGATTTACCCTTGGTTTATGGGCATTAGTTGGAATTATATTAAATGGACTAGTTATAGATAGGGTAATAGCAGGTTTTGAAGAGAAGCTACACATTTTAGTTATTAGCCACAGATATGAAGATATAAATCGCTTTGTTTTAGATAAGATTGATCGAACTACTACAATTTATGATGCAAGGGGTGGTTATTCTGGTGAGAAGAAAAATGTTATCCAGGTAATACTAAATAAAAAAGAGTATATAAGGCTTAAACAGTATATAAGAAGTATAGATAAGGATGCATTTATTAGTGTAAGCTTTACCCACGAAGTCCTAGGTGAAGGGTTTAATCAATATCTACACTCCTAA
- a CDS encoding epoxyqueuosine reductase QueH, translated as MDVLLHVCCGPCAVGSIPKIEEHNVTLYFSNSNINSYEEFEKRYETAVTVSNYYKESIIKDKYEHNRWSEHIKGLEGEPEKGKRCLKCFEYSFIQSAKKAKELGIDNFTSTLTISPHKNSKIIMEIGERVAKEYGLNYVMVDFCKENGFKLSTDLSKELGLYRQKYCGCEYSIWF; from the coding sequence ATGGATGTTTTATTACATGTATGTTGTGGACCCTGTGCAGTTGGTTCTATACCTAAAATAGAGGAACATAATGTTACCCTCTACTTTTCAAATTCAAATATAAATAGCTATGAAGAGTTTGAAAAAAGATATGAAACTGCGGTTACGGTTTCTAACTACTATAAAGAGAGTATAATTAAAGATAAATATGAACACAACAGATGGTCAGAGCATATTAAAGGTTTAGAGGGTGAGCCTGAAAAGGGTAAAAGGTGCCTTAAGTGTTTTGAGTATAGTTTTATTCAAAGTGCAAAAAAAGCTAAGGAGTTAGGGATAGATAATTTTACATCCACCTTAACAATTAGCCCACATAAAAACTCAAAGATTATAATGGAGATCGGAGAGAGGGTTGCAAAGGAGTATGGTTTAAACTACGTAATGGTAGACTTTTGCAAAGAAAATGGTTTTAAACTGAGTACCGACTTATCAAAAGAGTTAGGACTATATAGACAGAAATATTGTGGATGCGAATACTCAATATGGTTTTAA
- the nfo gene encoding deoxyribonuclease IV has product MKYIGAHVSASGGVENAPLNANKIGAKGFALFTKNQRQWEAKELTKESIDQFKKYMEEFGYNASHVLPHGSYLINLGNPDPLKREKSLNSLIGEMKRCYSLGLDRLNIHPGSHLKGYSEDECLKIIAQQVNKALGETTGVSIVLENTAGQGTNLGYKFEHIKQIIDLVEDKSRIGFCLDTCHAFVAGYDIRTEDEYNKTMDELESKIGFKYLMGVHVNDSKAELGSKKDRHHSIGEGFIGIDAFKFLMQDDRFNKVPMVLETIDDTIWDKEIEILNSFI; this is encoded by the coding sequence ATGAAATATATAGGTGCCCACGTATCAGCTAGTGGGGGTGTTGAAAATGCACCATTAAATGCTAATAAAATTGGTGCAAAGGGATTTGCTCTCTTCACTAAAAATCAGAGGCAGTGGGAAGCTAAGGAGTTAACAAAAGAGAGTATCGATCAATTTAAAAAGTATATGGAGGAATTTGGGTATAACGCTAGTCATGTACTACCCCATGGAAGTTATTTAATAAATCTTGGTAACCCTGATCCTCTAAAACGGGAGAAGTCTCTAAACTCTCTAATTGGAGAGATGAAGAGGTGTTACTCCCTTGGGCTAGATAGGCTAAACATTCACCCAGGTAGTCACTTAAAAGGATACTCAGAGGATGAGTGTCTAAAGATCATAGCTCAGCAGGTTAATAAAGCTCTTGGTGAAACTACCGGTGTATCAATAGTTTTAGAGAATACAGCCGGTCAGGGAACTAATTTAGGTTATAAGTTTGAGCATATAAAGCAGATAATTGATCTTGTAGAGGATAAGAGCAGAATAGGCTTTTGCCTAGATACCTGCCACGCCTTTGTTGCCGGGTACGATATAAGAACAGAGGATGAGTATAATAAAACAATGGATGAATTAGAATCCAAAATTGGTTTTAAGTATTTAATGGGTGTTCATGTAAACGACTCTAAGGCTGAACTTGGTAGTAAGAAGGATAGGCACCACTCCATAGGTGAGGGGTTTATTGGAATCGATGCTTTTAAGTTTTTAATGCAGGATGATAGATTTAACAAAGTCCCTATGGTATTAGAGACTATTGACGATACTATTTGGGATAAAGAGATTGAGATTTTAAACTCTTTTATTTAA
- the amrS gene encoding AmmeMemoRadiSam system radical SAM enzyme, translated as MDKFKCDLCPNNCLLTPNGFGKCGNRTQNLGMFSIGSIDKIENRNLYHVYPGTKTLSMGSLGCNLTCPWCQNWSISREHSKFKSNTLRYFKPKELLNLAVSESLNSITFTYNEPIISYEYIVDAAKLFKKHGIKTYMESCGYISSKYLSSFFENIDAVNIDIKLFNNDRYKSILGGDLDTILNTILFLSKSDTWLEISMLLIPGLNDSTTEITNLASWVFNKLGDSIPLHFKAFHPSYKFKNIQGTTKPMITKAIRVAKEVGLRHVYPDYITGETSSNTYCPSCGGILVDRLNSHIKNNLVDGVCPNPKCGRGLGGLY; from the coding sequence ATGGATAAATTTAAGTGTGATCTATGCCCTAATAACTGTCTCTTAACCCCTAATGGCTTTGGTAAGTGTGGAAATAGAACACAAAACCTAGGTATGTTCTCAATAGGCAGTATAGATAAGATTGAAAATAGAAACCTCTACCATGTATACCCCGGAACTAAGACCCTATCCATGGGTTCCCTAGGATGTAACCTAACTTGTCCATGGTGTCAAAACTGGAGTATTAGTAGGGAGCACTCTAAATTTAAAAGTAATACTTTAAGATACTTTAAACCCAAGGAGCTACTTAATTTGGCCGTTAGTGAAAGCCTAAACTCTATTACATTTACATATAATGAACCAATAATTTCCTATGAATATATAGTAGATGCAGCTAAGCTATTTAAGAAACATGGTATTAAAACATATATGGAGTCCTGTGGATATATATCCTCTAAATACCTATCTAGCTTCTTTGAAAATATTGATGCTGTAAATATAGATATAAAACTATTTAATAATGATCGATATAAAAGTATTCTTGGTGGTGATCTTGATACGATTTTAAATACTATACTTTTTTTATCAAAGTCAGATACTTGGCTTGAGATATCAATGCTGCTAATCCCTGGCTTAAATGATTCAACCACAGAGATAACAAACTTAGCTTCCTGGGTTTTTAATAAATTAGGAGATTCTATTCCCCTTCACTTTAAAGCATTCCATCCAAGTTACAAGTTTAAAAACATACAAGGGACAACAAAACCCATGATAACCAAGGCTATTAGAGTTGCTAAGGAGGTTGGACTAAGACATGTATACCCAGACTATATAACTGGAGAAACAAGCTCTAATACCTACTGTCCTAGTTGTGGGGGTATCTTAGTGGATAGATTGAATTCCCATATAAAAAACAACTTAGTAGATGGTGTCTGTCCCAACCCTAAATGTGGTAGAGGGTTAGGAGGTCTTTATTAA
- a CDS encoding diguanylate cyclase: MINVGIIITNLYDHYQQTLLRGIEYYCKDKNIRFFAFVDMGITDTPLSSIIYKSNLDVVVLLSPSLASLYGYENLSSFVDSLPDIPIISVGLTLPGCYNILVDNRMGVFNLMNHLIVDHGKKRVAFIKGPDTNREAFERFEAYKESLNHNNIPFNYKLISPGNFTPGDGRKGLSLIMDIRKESFDAVFCCHDLSAYEVIQSLQSRGYKVPEDVVVVGFDNFDLSSSFSPALSTVKQPVYNIGLIVGEYIDGITRGKNISKDLLIDTQIVLRESCGCIRSINSDLKFKKPEKERSIEELVQKAQGIILESNKFKYEVGEYNKKLQKSISFFSAKLLESIKNRDSIILLKEIKELQMGTSSMDLDLPFWKYVLEEYNLVILEGLLDSELQLYISSILNMALIILYENERKLVDVQNVDNRSIIQYTNEIGDLLLTCKNDEELKKILKNGLSTVRIDNCFIVLFTNKEDVGELYFSRNMENLFENDSYEFNLRSIIPNNLGKASLKSYIFCGLQVNKSYVGYILIENGDYPNMMYSFISKKVSYGFKNISLIKKMNSYAMELEEAVKERTAELEMANKRLQERSVRDQLTGLYNRRFLNESIISINDVGLYGVVLIDLDHFKLVNDVYGHTSGDNVIKELAKSLTYVVRPEDYVIRLGGEEFLLVLRNFKREFIKKFVNKVRDAVKETKFIMENGDEIYKTCSLGAMVYNPVENNVLNFTSAISIIDKCLYISKEKGRDRGVIIDVYINQFTGCSDIGEYITKNFQKCIETQKIKLIESN, from the coding sequence ATGATCAATGTTGGAATAATAATTACAAATTTATACGACCACTATCAACAAACACTTTTACGAGGAATAGAGTACTACTGTAAAGATAAAAATATAAGATTTTTTGCCTTTGTAGATATGGGAATTACAGATACTCCCTTATCTTCTATTATATATAAAAGTAACTTAGATGTTGTTGTTTTATTATCACCATCCTTAGCATCCTTATATGGTTATGAGAATTTAAGTAGTTTTGTAGATTCCCTTCCGGACATACCTATTATTAGTGTAGGTCTTACACTTCCTGGTTGTTATAATATCCTTGTGGATAATAGAATGGGTGTTTTTAATCTTATGAACCACTTAATTGTAGATCATGGGAAAAAAAGAGTTGCATTTATTAAGGGGCCAGATACAAATAGAGAAGCATTTGAGAGGTTTGAAGCTTATAAAGAGAGTTTAAACCATAATAACATCCCATTTAACTATAAATTAATATCTCCTGGTAATTTTACTCCAGGTGATGGACGAAAGGGCCTATCCCTTATTATGGATATACGAAAGGAGAGTTTTGATGCTGTTTTTTGTTGCCATGACCTATCAGCCTATGAAGTAATCCAGAGTCTTCAAAGTCGTGGTTATAAGGTTCCTGAAGATGTAGTAGTAGTTGGATTTGATAACTTTGACTTAAGTAGTAGCTTCTCTCCTGCATTATCAACTGTAAAACAACCAGTATATAATATTGGATTAATTGTTGGAGAGTATATAGATGGTATAACAAGGGGTAAAAATATATCTAAGGACCTGCTAATTGATACCCAAATAGTTCTAAGGGAGTCATGTGGTTGTATTAGGTCTATTAATTCTGATTTAAAGTTTAAAAAACCAGAAAAAGAGAGGAGTATAGAGGAGTTAGTACAAAAGGCCCAGGGAATAATCCTAGAATCAAATAAATTCAAATATGAAGTAGGAGAGTATAATAAAAAACTTCAAAAATCTATATCATTTTTTTCTGCAAAGCTACTTGAGAGTATAAAAAATAGGGATTCGATAATTCTACTTAAAGAGATTAAGGAACTTCAAATGGGAACAAGTAGTATGGATCTTGATCTTCCATTTTGGAAATATGTCTTAGAGGAGTATAATTTAGTAATTTTAGAAGGCTTATTAGATAGTGAGCTTCAGCTATATATCTCTTCAATATTAAATATGGCCCTTATTATACTCTATGAAAATGAGAGAAAACTAGTTGATGTACAAAATGTAGATAATAGATCAATTATTCAGTATACAAATGAAATAGGAGACCTACTTTTAACATGTAAAAATGACGAGGAGTTGAAAAAAATATTAAAAAATGGTCTCTCAACTGTAAGAATAGATAACTGCTTTATTGTCCTGTTTACAAATAAAGAGGATGTAGGAGAACTCTATTTTAGTAGGAATATGGAGAACCTTTTTGAAAATGACTCCTATGAGTTTAATCTTAGAAGTATAATCCCCAATAATCTTGGGAAAGCATCATTAAAGTCCTATATTTTTTGTGGCTTACAAGTAAATAAAAGCTATGTTGGATATATATTAATCGAGAATGGAGACTACCCTAATATGATGTATAGCTTTATATCTAAAAAGGTCTCCTACGGATTTAAGAATATCTCATTAATAAAAAAGATGAACTCCTACGCTATGGAGCTTGAAGAGGCTGTAAAAGAGAGAACAGCAGAGTTGGAAATGGCAAATAAGAGACTCCAGGAGAGATCAGTAAGGGATCAGCTAACAGGTCTGTATAATAGAAGATTTTTAAATGAGAGTATTATCTCAATAAATGATGTTGGCCTTTATGGTGTTGTGCTAATAGATTTAGACCATTTTAAGCTTGTTAATGATGTTTATGGGCACACTTCTGGGGATAATGTTATTAAAGAGTTGGCAAAGAGTTTAACCTATGTTGTTAGACCAGAGGACTATGTAATAAGGCTTGGAGGAGAGGAATTTCTTTTAGTCTTAAGGAATTTTAAAAGGGAATTTATTAAAAAGTTTGTAAATAAAGTTAGAGATGCGGTTAAAGAGACTAAGTTTATAATGGAAAATGGTGATGAAATATATAAAACTTGTTCCCTTGGTGCCATGGTTTATAATCCTGTAGAAAATAATGTTTTAAATTTTACATCCGCTATTTCAATAATTGATAAGTGTTTATATATATCTAAAGAGAAAGGCCGGGACAGGGGTGTTATTATAGATGTATATATAAACCAGTTTACCGGTTGTTCAGATATTGGGGAGTACATTACAAAGAACTTTCAGAAGTGTATAGAGACTCAAAAAATAAAATTAATCGAATCAAATTAG
- a CDS encoding anaerobic ribonucleoside triphosphate reductase, whose product MNIVKRDGKIVSFDRTKIENAVLKTCQNLGYKLSDKLSNVPSIVENHLLKDGVKQIEIEKIQDLVEKELMHIDEDIAKEYILYRNRRNRIRRSRVYHQIDEMIQAKKNDLTNENGNMNTETPSGMISKVGFESSKEFALESLLNHEDRVAHEKKDMHIHDLDFYLTKSLTCIQTDLGKVFKSGFETVNGGVRAPKRISTAVGLTAISIQTSQNEMHGGQSIHAFDFNMAPFVLMSFKEHYREGSDILAIDVEGLKDFSISEYSNKPLDGLQGEQRVYQYAINKTVKETKQAMEGLIHDLNIMNSRSGNQVPFSSINFGTDTSPEGRLVIKSYLEAVQNGVGNERKTAIFPISIFKVKTGINRREGDKNYDLFLFAQEVTSQRFFPNFINLDAPFNQSDKWDINDPNRWYHEPSTMGCRTRVYENRFAENSSVGRGNASFTSVNIVRIALKSLSIADDLKGRMEYFYTELNNILESAAKQLVNRWNWQKTALARQFPYVMKYIAEHNDGIKGNDNVEDIIKHFSLSIGFIGLAETLVALTSTKDLDGNYVKGKHHGEDDTVQELGIEIVSFMDKKCKELAETYDKNFGLLATPAEGLSHTFTDSDRKLFGIVEGVTDREYYTNSNHVPVYYKCSVFHKAQVEAKYHSLTPAGHIFYIEMDGNPLDNLKAVKTALDYMLDINIGYVSINHFDNSCLDCGAHFYNRQPEKCPMCGSQDIDITERITGYLVGTLDKWNRGKFAEQRDRVSHNFGA is encoded by the coding sequence ATGAATATAGTAAAAAGAGATGGAAAAATTGTAAGTTTTGATAGGACAAAGATAGAAAATGCAGTTTTAAAGACCTGCCAAAATTTAGGATATAAATTATCGGATAAGTTATCTAATGTTCCTTCTATTGTGGAGAACCACCTTTTAAAGGATGGGGTTAAACAGATTGAGATTGAAAAGATACAAGACCTTGTAGAAAAAGAGTTAATGCATATCGATGAGGATATTGCAAAAGAGTATATTCTTTATAGAAACAGACGAAATAGAATTAGACGAAGCCGGGTTTACCATCAGATCGATGAAATGATACAGGCTAAAAAAAATGACCTTACAAATGAAAATGGAAATATGAACACAGAGACCCCATCAGGAATGATATCTAAAGTTGGATTTGAGAGTTCTAAGGAGTTCGCATTAGAGAGTCTACTAAACCATGAAGATAGGGTAGCCCACGAAAAGAAGGATATGCATATTCATGACCTAGATTTTTATCTTACAAAGTCTTTAACTTGTATCCAAACAGATCTTGGTAAGGTTTTTAAAAGTGGTTTTGAAACTGTAAATGGAGGAGTAAGAGCTCCAAAGAGAATATCTACAGCTGTTGGATTAACAGCAATTTCAATTCAAACCTCCCAAAATGAGATGCATGGAGGACAATCCATCCACGCCTTTGACTTTAATATGGCACCCTTTGTTTTAATGTCTTTTAAAGAACACTACAGAGAGGGGTCTGATATTCTAGCCATAGATGTAGAGGGTTTAAAGGACTTTTCAATTTCTGAATATAGTAATAAACCCCTAGATGGTTTGCAGGGTGAACAGAGAGTATATCAGTACGCAATAAATAAAACTGTAAAAGAGACAAAACAGGCCATGGAGGGTTTAATCCATGACTTAAATATAATGAACTCAAGAAGTGGAAATCAAGTTCCATTCTCTTCAATAAACTTTGGTACAGATACCTCCCCAGAGGGAAGATTAGTTATTAAAAGTTACCTGGAAGCTGTTCAAAACGGTGTTGGAAATGAGAGAAAGACTGCAATATTCCCAATCTCAATTTTTAAGGTTAAAACCGGAATAAACAGAAGAGAAGGGGATAAGAACTACGATCTTTTCCTCTTTGCTCAAGAGGTTACATCCCAAAGATTTTTTCCAAACTTTATTAATCTGGATGCACCCTTTAATCAGAGTGATAAGTGGGATATTAATGACCCTAACAGATGGTATCATGAACCTAGTACAATGGGTTGTAGAACAAGGGTATATGAGAATCGATTTGCAGAAAATAGCTCTGTTGGTAGGGGTAATGCTTCATTTACATCTGTAAATATTGTAAGAATAGCCTTAAAGTCACTATCAATTGCTGATGACTTAAAGGGTAGAATGGAGTATTTCTATACTGAGCTTAATAATATTTTAGAGAGCGCTGCAAAACAGTTAGTAAATAGATGGAATTGGCAAAAAACTGCGCTAGCTAGGCAGTTCCCCTATGTTATGAAGTATATTGCAGAACATAACGATGGTATTAAGGGTAATGATAATGTAGAAGATATTATAAAGCATTTCTCCCTAAGTATCGGGTTTATAGGTCTAGCTGAAACTTTAGTCGCCCTAACATCAACTAAGGACCTAGATGGTAACTATGTTAAGGGTAAACACCATGGAGAGGATGATACTGTTCAAGAACTAGGTATAGAGATTGTCTCTTTTATGGATAAAAAGTGTAAGGAGTTAGCTGAAACTTATGATAAAAACTTTGGACTTTTAGCTACACCAGCAGAGGGTCTAAGTCACACTTTTACAGACTCTGATAGAAAACTTTTTGGAATAGTAGAGGGAGTTACAGATAGGGAGTATTATACTAATAGTAACCACGTTCCAGTATATTATAAGTGTTCTGTATTTCATAAGGCCCAGGTAGAAGCTAAATATCACTCTTTAACCCCTGCAGGTCATATCTTCTATATAGAGATGGATGGAAATCCATTAGATAACCTTAAAGCAGTTAAAACAGCTTTAGACTATATGTTAGATATAAATATCGGTTATGTTTCTATAAATCACTTTGATAATAGTTGTCTAGATTGTGGTGCCCATTTCTACAATAGACAACCAGAGAAGTGCCCTATGTGTGGTAGCCAGGATATTGATATAACTGAGAGAATTACAGGGTATTTAGTTGGAACACTAGACAAGTGGAATAGGGGTAAATTTGCAGAACAGAGGGATAGAGTATCCCATAATTTTGGAGCTTAA
- the nrdG gene encoding anaerobic ribonucleoside-triphosphate reductase activating protein encodes MLNISGFYDSSCTNGEGWRSVIFFSGCPHKCKGCHNPETWDFSSGEPISVDELTSMVLKNSSYIDGVTLSGGEPFQERNIDELLTLINNLKKHNLTIWCYSGYKYEDLLINPMFRKLLDKIDVLIDGPYIEELFDPNLKFRGSSNQSVKYLTK; translated from the coding sequence ATGTTAAATATTTCAGGGTTTTATGATAGCAGTTGTACAAATGGAGAGGGATGGAGAAGTGTTATCTTTTTTTCAGGATGTCCCCATAAGTGCAAGGGGTGTCATAACCCTGAAACCTGGGACTTTAGTTCAGGAGAACCAATTAGTGTAGATGAACTAACTAGTATGGTCTTAAAAAACAGTAGTTATATTGATGGTGTAACCCTAAGTGGAGGGGAACCCTTTCAAGAACGAAATATTGATGAGTTATTAACTTTAATTAATAATTTAAAAAAACATAACCTTACTATTTGGTGTTACTCTGGTTATAAGTATGAGGATCTTTTAATAAATCCCATGTTTAGGAAGCTTTTAGATAAGATAGATGTCCTAATTGATGGTCCTTATATAGAAGAACTCTTTGATCCTAACCTGAAATTTAGGGGTTCTTCAAACCAAAGTGTTAAATATTTAACAAAATAA